One Lactobacillus sp. CBA3606 DNA segment encodes these proteins:
- a CDS encoding PTS sugar transporter subunit IIA: MTKNSPVTTGAERLLDYLVYTTEYLSMEEIRELFNISRRTAFNWLAIINRKLISEKLTPIINIPRYGYKLNDQARHQLAQQHLKMTPASAEESLNLGPQERRTEIIWLLLQGQNNISINRLSEYFSCSRNTIIKDFKELNLAFPKLTIISTHQGRKIDSAERTVRLVIYELLQRHNTAMFKFIDTLNYSVTKYEQIIIDCQSRLHMNFSENAIHQLTYLLIFSDWRIRQGKVIQDESDYYWIVENTNGVISTCENIMEAIFGKTYDVGEVIFLSKVVLCSQATEMDCVNASLYDDLNDISQEIIFRYEQLTGEKVSYKLFTKVLCNHLYSTFFRVKFEIPFSSSEIDAIKKRYPRLVKFTAIACDPLEHYLGKRLPSNEVALICLYFGPGDSNEYQDLQDTDKFKRASLAEVLVVCSSGIGTSVMLYNELSKTYPLIKFSLPLEIRELPEIFRLNYQAQLIISTAPLDENDYQIPVVNVKAILTEHDQSLIEAQFRNKLPRKIEHNTNVVSHLLEIINDYATVNDENGLRLSLDKFIFPDNNRESTHTDRPSLGSILPANHIKLLHNNGQLTWDEVLKIGCQMLEEDQIIESRYYSEIQKLINQYGPYMLIANNIFLAHAAPSQGSKTVGLSLVLLDQPLKITAKNQSVYVTCIFVLSPGLKHEHERALTELIDIVRNTDNVKKLLKASTVQDVREIII, translated from the coding sequence ATGACAAAAAATAGTCCAGTGACAACTGGTGCTGAACGTCTATTAGACTACTTAGTCTATACGACCGAATATCTCAGCATGGAAGAGATACGTGAACTATTTAATATTTCCAGACGTACAGCTTTCAACTGGTTAGCAATAATTAATAGGAAACTAATTAGTGAAAAGCTTACACCCATCATAAATATCCCTCGTTATGGCTATAAATTAAATGATCAAGCCCGGCACCAATTAGCCCAACAGCACCTTAAAATGACTCCAGCATCAGCTGAAGAGAGTTTAAACTTAGGTCCCCAAGAACGACGAACTGAAATTATTTGGCTATTACTTCAAGGCCAAAATAACATCTCAATTAATAGATTATCTGAATACTTTAGTTGCTCTCGCAACACAATTATCAAAGATTTCAAAGAGCTTAATCTGGCTTTTCCAAAGTTAACAATTATCAGCACTCACCAAGGACGCAAGATTGACAGCGCTGAACGAACCGTCCGACTCGTTATCTATGAATTATTACAGCGTCACAACACCGCTATGTTTAAGTTCATTGATACACTAAATTATAGTGTGACAAAGTATGAACAAATCATTATCGACTGTCAGTCAAGGTTACACATGAATTTCTCGGAAAATGCGATTCATCAGCTGACTTATTTACTGATTTTTTCAGATTGGCGAATTCGTCAAGGAAAAGTCATTCAAGACGAGAGTGATTACTATTGGATTGTTGAAAATACGAATGGTGTCATCTCAACTTGTGAGAACATTATGGAGGCTATCTTTGGTAAAACTTACGATGTCGGAGAGGTTATTTTTCTGAGTAAAGTTGTACTTTGCTCACAAGCAACTGAGATGGATTGTGTCAATGCCAGTCTGTACGATGATTTAAATGATATTTCGCAAGAAATTATTTTCCGGTATGAACAACTAACTGGCGAAAAAGTTTCTTACAAATTATTCACTAAAGTGCTCTGTAATCACCTATATTCAACTTTTTTTCGTGTGAAATTTGAAATACCATTTTCTTCTAGCGAAATAGATGCCATCAAAAAACGTTATCCACGTTTAGTCAAATTCACAGCTATTGCCTGTGATCCCTTGGAACACTACCTTGGGAAACGTCTACCAAGCAATGAAGTGGCTTTAATTTGTTTATACTTTGGTCCTGGTGACAGTAACGAGTATCAGGATTTGCAAGATACGGATAAATTTAAGCGAGCTTCACTAGCTGAAGTTTTAGTGGTTTGTTCAAGTGGTATTGGGACTTCTGTCATGCTTTACAATGAACTTAGCAAAACATATCCCTTAATAAAATTTTCATTACCCTTAGAGATTCGAGAATTACCAGAGATATTCAGATTGAACTATCAAGCACAATTAATTATTAGCACAGCACCACTTGACGAAAATGACTATCAAATTCCGGTGGTTAATGTAAAAGCTATTCTTACTGAACACGATCAGAGCTTAATTGAAGCTCAATTTAGAAATAAATTACCACGAAAAATTGAACACAATACAAATGTCGTTAGTCACTTGCTGGAAATCATTAATGACTATGCCACTGTTAATGACGAAAACGGTTTACGGCTAAGTCTTGACAAATTTATTTTTCCTGATAATAATCGAGAATCCACTCACACCGATCGGCCATCACTAGGCAGTATTTTGCCAGCCAATCATATCAAGTTGCTTCACAACAACGGTCAATTAACTTGGGATGAAGTTTTAAAAATTGGCTGTCAGATGCTAGAAGAAGACCAAATTATTGAATCACGCTATTACTCAGAAATCCAAAAATTAATTAATCAGTATGGTCCATATATGTTAATTGCTAATAATATCTTTTTAGCCCACGCTGCACCAAGCCAGGGCAGTAAAACGGTTGGGTTATCCCTAGTCCTATTGGATCAACCTTTAAAAATCACTGCTAAAAACCAAAGCGTTTATGTCACATGCATCTTTGTACTATCTCCCGGCTTAAAACATGAACATGAGCGCGCATTAACAGAGCTAATTGACATCGTCCGAAATACTGATAATGTTAAAAAGCTTTTGAAAGCATCAACCGTACAGGATGTACGTGAAATTATTATTTAA
- a CDS encoding L-ribulose-5-phosphate 4-epimerase, giving the protein MLENLKQYVYEQNMRLPKLNLVTFTWGNVSAVDREHNLFVIKPSGVAYDKLTPEDMIVCDFNGNVIEGTLNPSSDTPTHAYLYQHFPKIGGIVHTHSPWAVSFAQAGMDLPALGTTHADTFYGPVPVSEALTKAEIESAYEKNTGIVIARTFKDHNIDPMAVPAVLVRQHGPFTWGETAANAVYNAKVLEVVAEMDYHTLQLTRNDSSVPQFLLDKHYYRKHGKDAYYGQK; this is encoded by the coding sequence ATGTTAGAAAATTTAAAACAGTATGTCTATGAGCAAAATATGCGTTTGCCAAAGTTAAACTTAGTCACTTTTACTTGGGGAAATGTTTCAGCAGTAGACCGCGAACATAACCTTTTTGTCATTAAACCATCTGGTGTAGCTTACGACAAACTCACTCCAGAGGATATGATAGTTTGTGACTTTAATGGCAACGTCATTGAAGGCACATTAAATCCATCTAGTGATACACCTACCCATGCCTATTTATATCAACATTTTCCAAAAATTGGCGGTATTGTTCACACTCATTCACCTTGGGCAGTCTCATTCGCACAAGCAGGCATGGATCTACCAGCACTAGGAACAACCCACGCAGACACTTTTTATGGCCCAGTCCCGGTTTCTGAAGCATTAACCAAAGCAGAAATCGAATCAGCGTATGAAAAAAACACCGGAATTGTTATCGCGCGTACTTTCAAAGATCACAACATCGACCCAATGGCCGTACCAGCTGTCTTAGTCCGTCAACACGGCCCGTTTACTTGGGGAGAAACAGCTGCCAACGCTGTCTATAACGCTAAGGTTCTAGAAGTTGTTGCTGAAATGGACTATCACACACTCCAATTAACCCGTAATGATAGTTCTGTTCCACAATTTCTACTCGATAAACACTATTATCGCAAACATGGTAAAGACGCTTACTATGGTCAAAAATAG
- a CDS encoding L-ribulose-5-phosphate 4-epimerase, protein MLEALKEKVYEANMQLPKLGLVTFTWGNVSGIDREKGLFVIKPSGVAYDELKPSDMVVVNLKGEVVEGKLNPSSDTPTHTVLYNAFPQIGGIVHTHSPWAVAFASANMDVPALNTTAADTFYGDVPVSEPLSKQQIETAYEAETGAVIVKTFKDRHIDSEAIPGVLVSQHGPFTWGETAAKAVYNAKVLEVVAEIDYHALTLSHQDSHVPQYLLDKHYYRKHGKDAYYGQNNPQSMTHSE, encoded by the coding sequence ATGCTTGAAGCATTAAAAGAAAAAGTTTATGAAGCGAATATGCAGTTACCAAAATTGGGGTTAGTAACATTTACTTGGGGGAATGTTAGTGGGATTGACCGTGAAAAAGGATTATTTGTCATCAAACCCAGTGGGGTCGCCTATGATGAATTAAAGCCTAGTGATATGGTCGTTGTTAATCTTAAAGGTGAAGTAGTGGAAGGCAAGTTAAATCCATCTAGTGATACACCAACACATACTGTCCTATATAATGCTTTCCCCCAAATTGGTGGCATTGTGCACACGCACTCTCCTTGGGCGGTGGCATTCGCCTCTGCTAACATGGATGTCCCGGCCTTAAATACGACTGCGGCTGATACTTTTTATGGGGATGTTCCAGTTTCAGAGCCCTTGAGTAAGCAACAAATCGAAACGGCGTATGAAGCAGAAACTGGTGCTGTTATTGTCAAAACTTTTAAGGATCGCCATATTGATTCAGAAGCTATTCCAGGTGTATTGGTATCTCAACATGGTCCATTTACTTGGGGGGAAACAGCTGCCAAAGCAGTTTATAATGCTAAGGTTTTAGAAGTTGTTGCCGAAATTGATTATCATGCACTGACACTATCACACCAAGATAGTCATGTCCCACAATATCTGTTAGATAAGCATTATTATCGTAAACATGGTAAGGATGCCTATTATGGTCAAAACAATCCGCAATCAATGACGCATAGTGAATAA
- a CDS encoding L-ribulose-5-phosphate 3-epimerase, translating to MVSLGIYEKALPKAKSWLARLELVRQLGFNFLELSVDESDTRLARLQWTKAQRQEVRDASWQTGVRIHTLMLSGQRRFPLGSADVAVRQTSLKMLLQAIDLASDLGIRNIQLAGYDVYYEPKTILSREFFLENLKVGVEYAASKEVMLAIETMDDQFLNSLEKIRDIKSQIHSPWLQAYPDVGNLTAWPDNDVAHDLEVGLDNIVAVHLKDTQPVTPDSIGQFRDVPFGEGTVDFEGCLRTLKRLNYHGAFTIEMWTEKADDSIREVTMAKKYFDALFTKVGLEQEGVHA from the coding sequence ATGGTTTCGTTAGGAATTTATGAAAAAGCGCTGCCTAAAGCCAAGTCGTGGTTGGCGCGGTTAGAGTTAGTACGACAACTAGGGTTTAACTTTTTAGAGTTATCAGTAGATGAAAGCGATACCAGACTAGCTCGGCTACAATGGACTAAAGCGCAACGGCAAGAGGTTCGAGATGCTAGTTGGCAAACTGGAGTCAGAATCCATACGTTGATGCTGAGCGGTCAACGACGGTTTCCGTTAGGATCTGCGGATGTAGCGGTTCGCCAAACCAGTCTGAAAATGTTATTACAAGCAATTGATCTAGCCAGTGATCTGGGTATTCGAAATATTCAATTAGCTGGGTACGATGTTTATTATGAGCCAAAGACGATTTTGTCACGGGAATTTTTTTTAGAAAACCTAAAAGTAGGTGTCGAATATGCAGCTTCTAAAGAAGTCATGTTGGCGATTGAAACAATGGACGATCAGTTTCTAAATTCATTAGAAAAGATTCGTGATATTAAAAGTCAGATCCACAGCCCATGGCTCCAAGCTTACCCTGATGTGGGTAATTTGACTGCATGGCCGGATAATGATGTGGCACATGATTTAGAAGTTGGCTTGGATAATATTGTGGCAGTACATTTGAAGGATACTCAGCCAGTTACACCTGATAGTATCGGGCAATTTCGTGATGTTCCTTTCGGTGAAGGAACGGTAGACTTTGAAGGTTGCTTACGAACCTTAAAGCGATTGAATTATCACGGAGCATTCACAATTGAGATGTGGACTGAAAAAGCTGATGATTCGATTCGTGAAGTGACTATGGCTAAGAAGTATTTTGATGCGTTATTCACCAAAGTTGGATTAGAACAGGAGGGTGTTCATGCTTGA
- a CDS encoding DeoR/GlpR family DNA-binding transcription regulator produces MKNSMENVQNRRDRLVKALYQNNLIPVKTLAAQLAVSEITVRRDLKALNSMGLVDWQHGIVRKVTDEQTQDDSSRSKIDQLKDSIAAAVPSYIKDSSTLFVNSSSLCWRAINQLAVKPLTIITNNIRATECVRHPETSIILTGGEVRYPKESLVGTVAIQLLETVQSDFTLIGCDGINLESGVTTQNIYETQVNSTMIQRTKQKVICVADYRKIGVSSNYHVADLSAVDVLITDSFANEKVIRDFRHRGIEVVQVAN; encoded by the coding sequence GTGAAGAATTCAATGGAAAATGTTCAAAATCGGCGTGATCGGTTAGTTAAGGCTTTATATCAAAATAATTTGATCCCAGTTAAGACATTGGCCGCTCAGCTGGCAGTATCAGAGATAACAGTACGTCGTGATTTAAAAGCTTTAAATAGTATGGGGTTAGTTGATTGGCAACATGGTATTGTTAGAAAAGTTACTGATGAGCAGACTCAGGATGATTCTTCACGCTCAAAAATTGATCAATTAAAAGATAGTATTGCTGCAGCTGTGCCAAGTTATATCAAAGACAGTAGTACCCTTTTTGTAAATTCAAGCTCACTTTGTTGGCGTGCAATTAATCAATTGGCTGTTAAACCATTGACTATTATTACAAATAATATTCGCGCAACAGAATGTGTACGACACCCAGAGACGTCTATTATTTTAACTGGTGGTGAGGTACGTTACCCTAAGGAGTCCTTGGTTGGGACGGTTGCGATTCAATTACTAGAAACAGTTCAATCCGATTTTACATTGATTGGTTGTGATGGCATTAATCTTGAGAGTGGGGTAACTACTCAAAATATTTACGAAACACAAGTCAATAGTACGATGATCCAACGGACGAAGCAGAAAGTAATCTGTGTTGCTGATTATCGAAAGATTGGTGTTTCTAGTAATTATCATGTTGCCGATTTGTCAGCAGTGGATGTCTTAATTACTGATTCATTTGCAAATGAAAAAGTCATCCGGGATTTTCGTCATCGGGGAATTGAAGTTGTTCAAGTGGCGAATTAA
- a CDS encoding 3-keto-L-gulonate-6-phosphate decarboxylase UlaD, with amino-acid sequence MTKPNLQVALDNNTLASALADVREVGDIVDIVEAGTILILQEGTKAVSSMRALFPNKTIIADTKCADAGGTVAKNMAEAGADWMTCICSATIPTMKAANKEISEIQVELYGNWTRADAQSWLDAGITQAIYHQSRDALLSGGSWGEKDLTKVKMLVDMGFRVSVTGGLSVDKLALFEGVNVYTFIAGRAITQASSPAKAAQEFQDELKRLWGK; translated from the coding sequence ATGACAAAACCAAATTTACAAGTTGCCTTAGATAATAATACTTTGGCTAGTGCTTTAGCTGACGTTCGCGAAGTTGGGGATATTGTTGATATTGTTGAGGCTGGAACCATTTTGATTTTACAAGAAGGAACCAAAGCAGTTTCTTCTATGAGGGCACTTTTTCCAAATAAAACAATTATTGCGGATACTAAATGTGCTGATGCTGGTGGTACCGTAGCTAAAAATATGGCTGAGGCTGGGGCCGATTGGATGACCTGTATTTGTTCTGCCACTATACCAACAATGAAGGCTGCTAATAAAGAAATTTCAGAAATTCAAGTTGAACTGTACGGTAATTGGACCAGGGCTGATGCGCAATCATGGTTGGATGCTGGGATTACCCAAGCCATTTATCATCAAAGCCGTGATGCACTCTTATCTGGTGGTAGTTGGGGTGAAAAAGATTTAACCAAGGTTAAAATGTTAGTAGATATGGGTTTCCGAGTTTCGGTTACTGGAGGGTTAAGTGTTGACAAATTAGCGTTATTTGAGGGTGTTAATGTCTATACATTCATTGCTGGGCGTGCAATTACTCAAGCTTCCAGTCCAGCCAAAGCTGCACAAGAATTTCAAGACGAGTTGAAACGTCTTTGGGGAAAATAA
- a CDS encoding PTS sugar transporter subunit IIB: MNILVSCANGSGTSLMMMKSVQKAFKQLDLPITKIEHTSLAEGKSTARSYDMVFTPSNFVDMFDEAKAKGVMVIGVKNVMSDKEIMQHVREETDLVK, translated from the coding sequence ATGAATATCTTAGTTTCTTGTGCAAATGGTTCTGGTACCAGCTTAATGATGATGAAGAGTGTCCAAAAGGCATTTAAGCAATTAGATTTACCAATCACTAAAATTGAACATACGAGTTTAGCTGAAGGTAAAAGTACAGCACGTTCTTATGACATGGTATTTACACCAAGTAACTTTGTAGATATGTTTGATGAAGCCAAAGCTAAGGGTGTCATGGTTATCGGTGTCAAAAACGTCATGAGTGATAAGGAAATTATGCAACATGTACGTGAAGAAACCGATTTGGTTAAATAA
- a CDS encoding PTS ascorbate transporter subunit IIC gives MSQFLDILLKIWDYFATNILTQPAYMIGFIVLLGYILERKPLYESIAGFLKAVIGYMILMVGSGGLVSSFRPILTGLKTRFNLTATVIDPYFGQNAVTDGLLKTFGRTFGDVMLLLLFAFIFNILLVRFQKYTKLRAVFTTGNVQVQQAATAFWLLLFCFPKMGRIEVLLVMGVILGLYWAVGSNLTIRYTQDLTDGGGFAIAHQQVFGIAFVSWLSDRFKAHEIKSNKKARRLEDIQLPGFLKIFNENMVATGILMLFFFGIIMLVLGRPYFNEVYVSSKGASGLVPGGSFLFYILTTSLSFAVNLAILQLGVRTFVGELTESFTGISDKLLPGSVPGIDVAATFAFGEPNAVTIGFLFGALGQFLAIGALLVFHSPTIIIAGFIPLFFDNAAFGIYANKRAGAKAAMLLPFCSGLIQVFGAALISSWVGLSKFGGYLGMFDWDTVWPIFTVLMKFLGIFGIIAVVVILVVIPQLEYRHDPKNYFLMVTDYEQYKKNMAEKKALK, from the coding sequence ATGTCGCAATTTCTAGATATTTTACTCAAAATATGGGATTACTTTGCTACCAATATCTTAACTCAACCGGCTTATATGATTGGTTTTATTGTTTTGCTCGGTTACATACTGGAACGTAAGCCTCTATATGAGTCAATCGCGGGCTTTTTGAAAGCGGTTATCGGGTATATGATTTTAATGGTTGGTTCTGGTGGGTTGGTTAGCAGTTTTCGACCAATTTTAACGGGACTAAAGACACGATTCAACTTAACTGCGACGGTCATTGATCCGTACTTCGGTCAGAACGCTGTCACCGATGGACTTTTGAAGACATTTGGACGAACATTTGGTGATGTCATGTTGCTATTGTTGTTTGCTTTTATCTTTAATATTCTGTTAGTTAGATTTCAGAAGTATACTAAACTAAGAGCAGTTTTCACAACTGGTAATGTGCAAGTTCAACAAGCTGCTACTGCTTTCTGGTTACTGCTATTCTGTTTTCCAAAAATGGGACGGATTGAAGTCCTTCTAGTTATGGGTGTCATTCTAGGGTTGTACTGGGCAGTTGGTTCTAACTTGACGATTCGTTATACACAAGATTTGACTGACGGTGGTGGCTTTGCCATTGCGCATCAACAAGTTTTTGGGATTGCGTTCGTTTCTTGGTTGTCCGATCGTTTCAAAGCACATGAGATTAAAAGCAATAAAAAAGCGCGTCGTTTAGAAGACATCCAACTACCAGGTTTCTTAAAGATATTTAACGAAAACATGGTTGCTACTGGAATTTTAATGTTATTCTTCTTTGGAATTATTATGTTGGTGCTTGGACGGCCATACTTTAATGAAGTTTATGTATCTAGTAAAGGGGCTTCTGGATTAGTACCAGGTGGTAGCTTCTTGTTCTACATTTTGACGACATCACTGAGTTTTGCGGTTAACTTGGCAATTTTGCAGTTAGGTGTCCGGACTTTCGTTGGTGAATTGACTGAGAGCTTTACTGGGATTTCTGACAAGTTATTACCTGGTTCGGTGCCTGGTATTGATGTAGCAGCAACCTTCGCATTTGGTGAACCTAACGCAGTCACAATTGGTTTCTTGTTTGGTGCTCTAGGGCAATTCTTAGCGATAGGGGCCTTGCTTGTTTTCCATTCACCAACAATTATTATTGCCGGATTTATTCCGTTGTTTTTTGATAACGCTGCATTCGGGATTTATGCTAACAAACGTGCCGGTGCTAAAGCAGCGATGCTATTACCGTTCTGCAGTGGCTTGATTCAAGTTTTCGGAGCTGCATTAATTTCAAGTTGGGTTGGTTTATCAAAATTCGGTGGTTACCTTGGTATGTTCGATTGGGATACTGTTTGGCCAATCTTTACGGTTTTGATGAAATTCCTAGGTATCTTTGGGATCATTGCCGTTGTGGTTATCTTAGTTGTTATTCCGCAGTTAGAATATCGTCATGATCCAAAGAATTATTTCTTGATGGTTACGGATTATGAACAATATAAGAAGAATATGGCTGAAAAGAAAGCGTTGAAATAA
- a CDS encoding PTS sugar transporter subunit IIA has product MLLNDFLEKDLVDIRQESVSDWREALRQSGQKLIEHQYIKPAYLDEIILNVEKNGPYIVIVPGVAMPHALAESENVLGTAISFTKFPQPVVFDKTNPDSQAQLFFTLAAKDPDQHLKNISDLSDMLMTDGLIDKLLAVKSIADFKAVIDAES; this is encoded by the coding sequence ATGTTACTTAACGATTTTTTAGAAAAAGATCTTGTTGATATTAGGCAGGAATCGGTCAGTGATTGGCGTGAAGCTTTACGCCAATCTGGTCAAAAGTTAATTGAACATCAGTATATCAAACCAGCGTATCTCGATGAAATTATTTTAAATGTTGAGAAGAACGGACCCTATATTGTGATTGTCCCAGGGGTTGCAATGCCTCATGCATTAGCCGAAAGCGAGAATGTTTTAGGGACAGCGATTAGTTTTACAAAGTTTCCACAACCAGTGGTTTTTGATAAAACTAATCCAGATTCACAAGCTCAGTTGTTCTTTACACTGGCAGCTAAAGATCCTGACCAGCATTTGAAGAATATTAGTGATTTGTCGGATATGTTAATGACAGATGGTTTGATTGATAAACTGTTAGCCGTTAAAAGTATTGCTGATTTTAAAGCCGTTATTGATGCCGAGAGTTAA
- the ulaG gene encoding L-ascorbate 6-phosphate lactonase produces the protein MPEKNISNVTRESWVLNTFPEWGTWLNEEIADKQVKPGTFSMWWLGCTGIWLKTAESTNILVDMWCGTGKQSHGNGTMRKGHQMQRMSGVQAMQPNLRNQPFVIDPFAIKDVDALFVSHIHSDHLDVNTAAAVNKNCPKAKFYGPKKVCEIWQSWGVPAEKTIVVKPGDVVTIGETKVKVLEGFDRTALVTEDDPTVTLKGKMPQDMNNIAVNYLFETTGGNLYHAADSHYSNMFAKHGNENHVDVALGAYGENPRGITDKVTSVDILRMAESLKTKVIIPVHYDIWTNFMADPKEITMLWNFKKDRLQYKFKPYIWQVGGEFTYPDDKDRMEFNFDRGFQDAFSIDNDTPFPSFL, from the coding sequence ATGCCAGAAAAAAATATTAGTAATGTGACTCGTGAAAGTTGGGTTTTAAATACATTCCCAGAATGGGGAACTTGGTTAAATGAAGAAATTGCTGATAAGCAAGTTAAACCAGGAACCTTCTCAATGTGGTGGCTAGGTTGTACCGGTATTTGGTTAAAAACCGCAGAATCAACTAACATTTTAGTCGATATGTGGTGTGGTACTGGTAAACAAAGTCATGGTAATGGCACAATGCGCAAAGGTCATCAAATGCAACGAATGAGTGGTGTGCAAGCGATGCAGCCTAACTTGCGGAATCAACCTTTTGTTATTGACCCATTTGCAATTAAAGATGTTGACGCCTTATTCGTTAGTCATATTCATAGTGACCATTTGGATGTTAATACAGCTGCGGCAGTTAACAAGAATTGTCCTAAAGCGAAGTTCTATGGGCCAAAGAAGGTTTGTGAGATCTGGCAAAGTTGGGGTGTTCCTGCAGAAAAAACGATTGTCGTTAAGCCAGGTGATGTGGTTACGATTGGTGAAACCAAAGTTAAGGTGTTAGAAGGATTTGATCGGACGGCGTTAGTTACCGAAGATGATCCAACAGTTACGCTTAAAGGAAAAATGCCACAAGATATGAACAACATTGCGGTTAACTACTTATTTGAAACGACTGGTGGTAATCTCTATCATGCTGCAGACTCACACTATTCAAATATGTTTGCTAAACATGGTAATGAAAATCATGTTGATGTTGCTTTAGGTGCCTATGGTGAAAATCCACGTGGGATTACAGATAAAGTTACTTCAGTTGATATTCTAAGGATGGCCGAATCACTCAAAACTAAGGTTATTATTCCAGTTCATTATGATATCTGGACAAACTTTATGGCTGATCCTAAGGAAATTACCATGTTATGGAACTTTAAGAAAGATCGTCTGCAATACAAGTTTAAACCATATATTTGGCAAGTTGGTGGTGAGTTTACTTACCCTGACGATAAAGATCGAATGGAATTCAACTTCGATCGTGGCTTCCAGGATGCATTCTCAATTGATAATGATACACCATTCCCATCATTCTTATAA
- a CDS encoding PTS glucose transporter subunit IIA, producing MFKLFKKNKSEEIVAPATGQLIKIESVSDDVFSQKMMGDGFAVDPVHNDIVSPVAGVVSTVFPTKHAIGITTEKGLEVLVHMGLDTVELNGEPFDMLVESGNHVEPNTPLAIMDIDKVKAGGKGTTIVIVYTNMDKIDSVPIVSPQYVDHGDAVGTLTYQKG from the coding sequence ATGTTTAAACTATTTAAGAAAAATAAATCAGAAGAAATTGTGGCACCGGCCACAGGACAGTTGATTAAGATTGAATCTGTATCAGATGATGTTTTTTCACAAAAAATGATGGGGGATGGCTTTGCCGTTGATCCTGTTCATAATGATATCGTTTCACCTGTTGCTGGAGTAGTCTCAACGGTTTTCCCAACAAAGCATGCCATTGGCATCACGACAGAGAAGGGGCTTGAGGTTCTGGTGCATATGGGATTGGATACTGTTGAGTTAAATGGCGAACCATTTGATATGTTAGTTGAATCAGGTAATCATGTAGAACCCAACACACCACTAGCAATTATGGATATTGATAAAGTTAAGGCTGGTGGAAAGGGAACGACTATCGTGATTGTTTACACTAATATGGATAAGATCGATTCTGTTCCCATCGTGTCACCACAATATGTTGATCATGGTGATGCAGTTGGAACTTTGACATATCAAAAAGGTTAG
- a CDS encoding PTS transporter subunit EIIB, whose translation MGTRNSFSQQAVNYLKDLGGSVNIDDLVNCASRIRVTVNSPEAVAPDKQFIADGAITVVRHGKAVQVIVGLDVPQILSVMRQLISGLDIYDAELDEYGLTPVGEKATMLYECFGLDGNIQQITVSNNQIMVQVKDVSWVDPFDIMLQLGIGIRAVKPIGDRIYVDIADATDIARQMLMMNMYKMKEIVHNDSN comes from the coding sequence ATGGGCACGAGAAATAGCTTCTCACAGCAGGCAGTCAATTATCTGAAAGATTTAGGCGGAAGTGTCAATATTGATGACCTTGTTAATTGTGCATCCAGAATTAGGGTTACTGTGAACAGTCCTGAGGCTGTTGCACCCGACAAACAATTTATTGCCGATGGCGCAATTACAGTGGTTCGACATGGGAAAGCTGTTCAAGTGATTGTCGGTTTAGACGTCCCTCAAATACTTAGTGTAATGCGGCAGTTAATATCTGGTCTAGATATTTACGATGCTGAACTTGATGAATATGGTCTAACACCGGTGGGTGAAAAAGCAACGATGTTATATGAGTGTTTTGGACTCGATGGTAATATTCAACAAATTACAGTATCCAATAATCAGATTATGGTTCAGGTTAAGGATGTCTCATGGGTCGATCCTTTTGATATTATGCTACAACTAGGAATTGGAATCAGGGCTGTCAAGCCGATTGGTGACCGGATATATGTTGATATTGCGGATGCAACCGATATTGCGAGACAAATGTTAATGATGAACATGTATAAAATGAAAGAAATCGTGCATAATGACAGTAATTAA